The proteins below are encoded in one region of Eubacterium sp. 1001713B170207_170306_E7:
- a CDS encoding DNA cytosine methyltransferase: protein MGLIIDNFAGGGGTSQGIKEALGRDVDIAINHDSDAIAMHTINHPHTKHYCEDVWNVDPIKATGGKPVDLAWFSPDCKHFSKAKGGKPKDKNIRGLAWVAVKWAYQTKPRIIILENVEEFKSWGPLGEDGQPDKSRMGETFSSFVETLKKRGYEVEWRELRACDYGAPTIRKRFFLIARCDGQPIVWPEPTHGEGSGLKPYRAAKDIIDWSIPGKSIFGRKKPLSENTMRRIHRGLFKFVINNPNPFFIPLNNVGDWRENQEIQELPYTETGIDEYGITTPYIVQTGQTGFADDRRSYSVNHPLTTVVTKAEHCIVTPFLSKYYGGNYKGAGSGMKEPVSTITTIDHNAMVSPLLIQMGYGDPEGKRVLDMKKPLGTVTAGGNKFALAAAFIKKDYGTGTGQELKEPLHTVTASSNHFSVVSAFLMKYYGHGIGQDMKGPMHTITAKDRFGLVTVQGIDYRIVDIAMRMLTPRELFRAQGFPDSYVIDRDALGQRISKAKQVARCGNAVPPPFARALVTANCSFIIRDTGMEEVS from the coding sequence ATGGGGCTCATTATAGACAATTTTGCTGGCGGTGGTGGTACATCACAAGGCATAAAAGAGGCGCTGGGGCGCGATGTTGACATTGCAATCAATCACGATTCGGATGCCATTGCCATGCATACAATTAACCACCCTCATACCAAACACTATTGTGAAGATGTCTGGAATGTCGATCCAATAAAGGCTACTGGTGGAAAACCAGTAGACCTTGCCTGGTTTTCGCCGGATTGCAAACATTTTTCAAAAGCGAAAGGTGGAAAACCAAAAGATAAAAACATCAGAGGATTGGCTTGGGTAGCCGTGAAGTGGGCTTATCAAACGAAACCGAGAATTATTATCCTTGAAAATGTAGAAGAGTTTAAGTCTTGGGGCCCTTTGGGAGAAGATGGACAACCTGATAAAAGTCGAATGGGCGAAACCTTTAGCAGTTTTGTAGAAACGCTTAAAAAACGGGGATATGAAGTCGAATGGAGAGAACTGCGTGCCTGTGATTATGGCGCGCCAACCATCCGGAAAAGATTTTTTCTGATCGCAAGATGTGATGGGCAGCCTATCGTTTGGCCAGAGCCAACACACGGAGAAGGATCAGGGCTTAAGCCTTACCGGGCGGCTAAAGATATTATAGACTGGAGTATCCCTGGTAAATCCATTTTTGGACGTAAAAAACCGCTCAGTGAAAACACGATGCGTCGAATCCATCGCGGTCTGTTTAAGTTCGTGATAAATAACCCCAATCCCTTTTTTATTCCGCTGAATAATGTTGGGGATTGGCGCGAAAATCAGGAGATTCAAGAGCTACCCTATACAGAGACAGGAATAGATGAATATGGCATCACAACACCCTATATCGTCCAGACGGGACAAACAGGATTTGCAGATGATAGACGTTCCTACAGCGTGAATCATCCTTTAACGACTGTTGTCACAAAGGCAGAACATTGTATTGTGACGCCATTTCTGTCAAAGTATTACGGTGGGAATTATAAGGGAGCGGGATCAGGAATGAAAGAACCTGTGTCCACAATCACGACCATTGACCACAATGCCATGGTATCCCCACTCTTAATCCAAATGGGCTACGGCGACCCGGAAGGAAAGCGGGTGCTGGATATGAAGAAACCACTTGGAACCGTTACTGCCGGCGGAAATAAATTTGCGTTGGCGGCCGCTTTCATCAAAAAGGACTATGGGACAGGAACAGGCCAGGAGCTAAAGGAACCGCTCCACACAGTAACGGCATCTAGCAATCATTTTTCGGTGGTATCCGCATTTCTCATGAAATATTATGGGCATGGGATCGGACAGGATATGAAAGGGCCCATGCACACCATCACTGCAAAAGATCGGTTTGGATTGGTCACAGTGCAGGGGATTGATTATCGTATCGTTGATATTGCGATGCGGATGCTGACACCAAGAGAACTATTCAGAGCACAAGGCTTTCCGGACAGTTACGTCATAGACCGGGATGCCCTAGGACAACGGATAAGTAAAGCCAAACAGGTGGCGAGATGTGGAAATGCAGTACCGCCTCCATTTGCAAGAGCGCTTGTTACAGCGAACTGTAGTTTCATAATTAGAGATACTGGTATGGAGGAGGTAAGTTGA
- a CDS encoding DUF5348 domain-containing protein has product MREGTLIYDARSERMDIRFGMEKYYGGLHCGECMEVEVNGEWVPTRIEMGYLDGLWYLVGIETGNLQGLKVRV; this is encoded by the coding sequence ATGAGAGAAGGAACTTTGATTTATGATGCGCGATCAGAACGTATGGACATCCGCTTCGGAATGGAGAAATACTACGGCGGTCTGCATTGTGGTGAGTGCATGGAGGTCGAAGTTAACGGAGAATGGGTGCCAACGCGGATAGAAATGGGCTATCTAGATGGACTGTGGTATTTGGTTGGTATAGAAACAGGTAACCTACAGGGGTTAAAAGTCCGGGTTTGA
- a CDS encoding DUF3991 domain-containing protein encodes MRYQEKVQIANTMSIFEYCELIGFELKKVGRDYKHPDPQGDWNGLNVTLDGWGWKNFSPDSVGFDRGGPILFVRWLHEVQTGEAYNQVEAINEMVKLKGYDLSEEISKKDYRALINQNVSNVKKRLDNKESRLNQKKEFELPPKSNNYSRLFAYLTKKRMLDKVFVQNLVNKHVLYESGDFHNCVFLCQNFQQEIVGAVLRGTYDHNGKKFQKCIGDDEQYGFVIKGKNNRMRIFESPIDLISRMTIFKTFFPHKLNTALEDTWLSMNGLKHEKIFHYLENHPEIDVVVLSVDNDPPDKFGKRRGPDFCIKFKELIEEKYPGKYELKIDIPKYTKDWNDDLVYMKSQRMVVPAQNIESAAER; translated from the coding sequence GTGCGTTATCAGGAGAAAGTTCAAATAGCAAACACAATGTCGATTTTTGAATACTGTGAGTTAATTGGCTTTGAGCTAAAAAAAGTCGGCAGAGACTATAAACATCCAGACCCACAAGGAGATTGGAACGGTCTTAATGTTACTTTGGACGGTTGGGGTTGGAAAAACTTTTCACCGGATAGTGTTGGATTTGACCGCGGGGGCCCTATTCTCTTTGTTCGTTGGCTGCATGAAGTTCAAACCGGGGAAGCTTACAACCAAGTAGAGGCGATCAATGAAATGGTAAAACTTAAAGGCTATGATTTATCGGAAGAAATTTCAAAAAAAGATTATCGAGCACTGATTAATCAAAATGTTAGCAATGTAAAAAAGAGATTGGATAACAAGGAAAGCAGATTAAATCAAAAGAAAGAATTTGAACTGCCGCCAAAATCGAATAATTATAGCCGCCTTTTTGCTTACCTTACAAAGAAAAGAATGCTGGACAAGGTTTTTGTTCAAAATCTTGTAAATAAGCATGTTCTTTATGAAAGTGGTGATTTTCATAATTGTGTGTTTTTATGCCAAAACTTTCAGCAAGAGATTGTCGGCGCTGTTTTGAGAGGAACTTATGACCATAACGGAAAAAAGTTTCAAAAATGCATTGGAGATGATGAACAATATGGTTTTGTAATAAAAGGAAAAAACAACCGGATGCGCATCTTTGAATCGCCCATTGATCTTATTAGCAGAATGACCATATTTAAAACTTTTTTTCCACACAAGCTCAATACAGCACTGGAAGATACATGGCTCAGTATGAACGGGCTTAAACACGAGAAAATTTTTCATTATTTAGAGAATCATCCGGAAATCGATGTGGTCGTATTATCCGTAGATAATGACCCACCCGATAAGTTTGGCAAAAGAAGAGGGCCTGATTTTTGTATTAAATTCAAGGAGCTTATCGAAGAAAAATATCCCGGAAAATATGAACTAAAAATAGATATTCCGAAATACACAAAGGATTGGAATGACGATTTAGTTTATATGAAAAGCCAAAGGATGGTAGTTCCTGCTCAAAATATAGAGAGTGCGGCCGAAAGATAA
- a CDS encoding CAP domain-containing protein — protein MKNNNEVSSVIKSAKKAAIGAGVVTGVAAFSMLPGGQVARAEELLADPANLEMVVTEEVQQEVNNVSSEELAAANEIIVNSAEDSSMDVDTADAEDTYTEDPFSDEDYSEPEEVGNDEDVSYTEDTGYTEDDSYIEGADSEEELTDGSNAAADEENAESTRDVSDVDVSTDQSAENDLSHELVQPPTDELTDESIVNKDDGLSADKTDSEQIQDEKADTEVKENTETPTVTEDIIDKDEIKNKEENGEGNMIVDSNVQNTTVQDAQIEAAQNTQQFMTAAIQTAQNYGQSLTQKDIVDLYNKYVSPYHDASKENDLFAMIQETYNADGSLSQQSQEAALGLINFFRALCGLGEVTVSQDDNKYAQAGSDYLADTNFESGNPHNAADGSGNADAIKGLHSSNISMGSQGYSIYDLLLMQFGDDDDQNGTSLGHRRWLLDPDLKTVGFAASKGTNWKYFVLTYTAVDNPDRENVAFPNDGFFPIEALISSSTMYGAPFNVSLGSDYKVTSPSGMKVTITKDDGTTTEFNYVSSSSNPDMDANWWTVNTGGYGSGSAIIINPSYNWLGDYQALAGHSFTVAITGLTDKAGNPATITYTINFFSLQQAVKEQAADREAAQKVTDQINGIKPTDELTYNDYDSVKGIESAYNGLTTSQKDYVAQNSVQKLNEAVQKVTELKATHEADQKAADVVKAAINQIPADVTLEAEGTVTSARDKYDLLTQDQKNLVDNYQKLTDAETTIAALKKEQAENQAAAQKVTDLINGLPDNITLENKAAVEDARAAYDALNDKAEAMVSSQTVSKLTSAESKIVQLEKEANDLKEASKVINQINALPGVNDIELEDESEITAARTAYDGLTDDQKAIVEKEGAVKTLTNAEKKLAEVKLQHMQDEEAVKTVTDAIGKLPDTDALQMSDETAVNDASNLYNAMTDTQKDMMDQAVVQKLEDAKAQITKLIAQHKIDVEAAKTVTDQINSLPSVVDRNAEQAVTEASKAYEGLTDTQRALVDPAAVNKLEAAVKVIDNIHTADAVTNQIQELPAVDNLTLENRDAVKAAVRAYNALTDEQKQYIDANTKAALDSLVHQIDVLDVENVTNIINGLKDLDDLTLEDKEAVQRASDAYDALSPEARAMMDQEVYNKLDQAEDKITDLEDEQAADQVETVVGALKNPGELTLEDKGAVYAARDMYNALSENAKSKLDPAMVQKLADLVKQMDQLVADHEAEQNPGQDGNGGTGNVNDGSNGGVGGSTTGTGTVVDQNGADNGTNGPNTGISQTSSTGLIASILALFGIGGAGLFARRKRKANK, from the coding sequence ATGAAGAACAATAATGAAGTATCAAGCGTAATCAAATCAGCAAAAAAAGCAGCTATTGGAGCAGGCGTTGTCACAGGTGTTGCAGCATTTTCGATGCTGCCCGGTGGACAGGTTGCACGAGCAGAAGAACTGCTCGCAGATCCGGCGAATCTTGAAATGGTTGTAACAGAAGAAGTACAGCAGGAAGTCAACAACGTATCAAGCGAAGAACTGGCAGCAGCCAATGAAATCATTGTCAACAGCGCGGAAGACAGCAGCATGGACGTTGACACTGCCGATGCAGAGGACACCTATACAGAAGATCCCTTCAGTGACGAAGACTATTCCGAGCCAGAAGAAGTTGGAAATGACGAAGACGTCTCTTATACGGAAGATACCGGATATACGGAAGATGATTCCTATATTGAAGGTGCAGATTCAGAAGAAGAACTGACAGACGGCAGCAATGCTGCAGCAGATGAAGAAAATGCAGAAAGTACAAGGGATGTATCCGATGTAGATGTGAGTACAGATCAGTCTGCTGAAAATGATCTTTCCCATGAACTGGTACAGCCGCCAACAGATGAGCTTACAGACGAAAGCATTGTGAATAAGGACGATGGCCTGTCAGCGGATAAGACCGATAGCGAACAGATTCAGGATGAAAAAGCAGATACCGAAGTGAAGGAGAATACCGAAACGCCAACGGTAACTGAGGACATTATAGATAAAGACGAGATCAAAAATAAAGAGGAAAATGGAGAAGGAAATATGATTGTAGATTCAAATGTACAGAACACCACTGTACAGGACGCTCAGATTGAGGCCGCCCAGAATACCCAGCAGTTCATGACTGCCGCCATACAGACGGCTCAGAATTATGGCCAGAGTTTAACCCAAAAGGATATTGTCGATCTGTACAACAAATATGTATCGCCCTATCATGACGCTTCAAAGGAAAACGATCTGTTTGCAATGATTCAGGAAACCTACAACGCAGACGGTTCGTTATCACAACAGAGCCAGGAAGCGGCATTGGGACTCATCAACTTTTTCCGAGCACTTTGTGGACTCGGTGAAGTGACAGTTTCTCAAGACGATAACAAATATGCTCAGGCCGGTTCTGACTATCTGGCAGACACAAACTTTGAAAGCGGCAATCCCCATAACGCCGCCGATGGCAGCGGAAATGCCGATGCCATTAAAGGGCTGCATTCCTCCAATATTTCCATGGGCAGCCAGGGCTACAGCATTTACGATCTTTTACTCATGCAGTTTGGGGATGATGATGATCAGAATGGTACTTCCCTCGGTCATCGTAGATGGCTGCTCGATCCAGATTTAAAAACTGTTGGGTTTGCAGCATCGAAAGGAACCAACTGGAAGTATTTCGTGCTGACGTATACCGCAGTGGATAATCCAGACCGGGAAAACGTTGCATTCCCGAATGACGGTTTCTTCCCCATTGAAGCATTGATCAGCAGCTCAACCATGTATGGCGCACCCTTCAACGTTTCCTTGGGTAGTGATTATAAAGTTACCAGCCCCAGCGGCATGAAGGTGACCATCACAAAGGATGATGGCACTACCACCGAATTTAATTATGTCAGCTCAAGCTCTAACCCAGATATGGATGCGAACTGGTGGACAGTCAACACGGGTGGTTATGGCAGCGGCTCCGCCATTATTATCAACCCATCCTACAACTGGCTGGGCGATTATCAGGCGCTTGCCGGTCATTCGTTTACGGTCGCCATTACCGGATTAACCGATAAAGCTGGCAATCCGGCCACCATTACCTACACCATCAACTTCTTCTCATTGCAGCAGGCCGTCAAAGAACAGGCAGCTGACCGGGAAGCCGCTCAGAAAGTCACGGATCAGATTAACGGCATTAAGCCAACCGACGAACTGACTTACAACGATTATGATTCCGTGAAAGGAATCGAATCAGCCTATAATGGATTAACAACCTCCCAGAAAGATTACGTCGCTCAGAACAGCGTTCAGAAGCTGAATGAAGCCGTACAGAAAGTAACAGAATTGAAAGCGACCCATGAAGCCGATCAAAAAGCCGCAGATGTCGTCAAAGCCGCCATCAACCAGATTCCAGCGGACGTTACACTGGAAGCCGAAGGTACTGTTACGTCAGCCCGTGATAAATACGACCTGTTGACACAGGATCAGAAAAATCTGGTCGATAACTATCAAAAACTGACCGATGCAGAAACCACCATCGCGGCATTAAAGAAAGAGCAGGCAGAAAATCAGGCAGCCGCCCAGAAGGTAACTGACCTGATCAATGGTCTGCCGGATAACATTACTTTAGAAAACAAAGCAGCCGTTGAAGATGCACGAGCCGCCTATGATGCACTTAACGATAAGGCAGAAGCCATGGTCAGCAGCCAGACCGTGAGCAAGCTGACCTCAGCAGAATCAAAAATTGTTCAGCTCGAAAAAGAAGCCAATGACCTGAAAGAAGCATCTAAAGTGATCAATCAGATCAATGCCCTGCCAGGCGTTAATGACATTGAACTTGAAGATGAAAGCGAAATTACAGCCGCCAGAACCGCATATGACGGGTTAACAGATGATCAGAAAGCGATTGTCGAAAAAGAAGGTGCAGTAAAGACCTTAACTAACGCAGAAAAGAAACTGGCCGAAGTCAAACTCCAGCACATGCAGGACGAAGAAGCGGTTAAAACCGTTACCGATGCGATTGGCAAACTGCCAGATACTGACGCATTACAGATGAGTGACGAAACAGCTGTCAACGATGCATCCAATCTCTATAACGCTATGACCGACACCCAGAAAGATATGATGGATCAGGCCGTTGTCCAGAAACTGGAAGATGCAAAAGCACAGATCACTAAACTTATCGCACAGCACAAAATTGATGTTGAAGCAGCAAAAACCGTCACCGATCAGATCAACAGTTTGCCTTCAGTTGTCGATCGTAACGCAGAACAGGCAGTTACAGAAGCCAGCAAAGCTTATGAAGGATTAACCGATACCCAGAGAGCATTAGTCGATCCAGCCGCCGTTAATAAACTGGAAGCCGCTGTTAAAGTGATTGACAATATTCATACCGCAGATGCGGTAACGAACCAGATTCAGGAATTACCCGCGGTGGATAATTTAACCTTAGAAAACCGAGATGCTGTGAAAGCTGCAGTTCGTGCCTACAATGCCCTGACCGATGAACAGAAACAGTACATCGATGCCAATACCAAAGCAGCTCTTGACAGCCTGGTACATCAGATTGATGTGCTTGACGTTGAAAATGTGACGAATATCATCAATGGCCTCAAGGATCTGGATGACCTGACACTGGAAGACAAAGAAGCCGTACAGCGCGCATCCGATGCCTATGACGCACTTTCCCCTGAAGCCAGGGCGATGATGGATCAGGAAGTTTATAACAAACTGGATCAGGCGGAAGATAAAATTACCGACCTGGAAGACGAACAAGCAGCTGATCAGGTTGAAACAGTGGTCGGCGCCCTCAAGAATCCAGGGGAATTAACACTGGAAGATAAGGGAGCCGTTTACGCAGCCAGAGATATGTACAATGCACTCTCAGAAAACGCAAAATCCAAACTTGATCCGGCCATGGTGCAGAAGTTAGCTGATCTGGTGAAACAGATGGATCAATTAGTTGCCGATCATGAAGCTGAACAGAATCCGGGACAGGATGGCAATGGCGGCACTGGCAATGTGAATGATGGCAGCAACGGTGGAGTTGGCGGTTCGACAACCGGCACGGGCACCGTCGTTGATCAAAATGGTGCGGATAATGGCACAAACGGTCCGAATACCGGGATCAGCCAGACAAGCAGCACTGGATTAATCGCCAGCATTCTGGCACTGTTCGGAATTGGCGGTGCTGGTTTATTCGCAAGAAGAAAACGCAAAGCCAACAAATAA
- a CDS encoding helix-turn-helix transcriptional regulator encodes MRLGEKIRLLRNRKFLTQAKLAEKADVSLNSLQKYESGESTPKIENITKIATALEIDINTLIEDTDYQKYVLNGSLIGNRIKSARLKKRWTQTDLAHKIDMSQSMVAAWERNDRKPKEKTLKRIADALEVPLKYFDITSMDNEFEEWIEDMITLDGSLPNLMDEIIRCLREADIEKRGKILKLLDYITTMPYSILDDLLKVCRFKELEAFLDDDLSH; translated from the coding sequence ATGAGACTTGGCGAAAAAATAAGATTACTTCGAAATAGAAAATTTTTAACCCAGGCAAAGTTAGCAGAAAAGGCTGACGTAAGCTTAAATTCACTTCAAAAGTATGAAAGCGGAGAGAGTACACCTAAAATTGAAAATATCACAAAGATTGCTACAGCCCTTGAAATAGATATTAATACGCTGATCGAAGATACGGATTATCAAAAATATGTATTAAACGGTTCCCTGATTGGCAATCGGATAAAAAGTGCCAGGTTGAAGAAGCGGTGGACTCAAACTGATCTAGCTCATAAAATTGATATGAGCCAATCTATGGTTGCAGCCTGGGAAAGGAACGATAGGAAACCAAAGGAAAAAACATTAAAAAGAATCGCAGATGCTCTTGAAGTCCCGCTAAAGTACTTTGATATAACATCTATGGATAACGAGTTTGAAGAGTGGATAGAAGACATGATTACATTGGATGGATCATTGCCGAACCTTATGGATGAAATCATCCGATGCTTGAGAGAGGCAGATATAGAAAAAAGAGGAAAGATACTAAAATTATTAGATTATATTACAACGATGCCGTACAGTATCCTTGATGATCTACTGAAAGTTTGTCGGTTTAAAGAACTGGAAGCATTTTTAGATGATGATCTGAGTCATTGA
- a CDS encoding helix-turn-helix transcriptional regulator — protein sequence MKNNNIGNIIKQARKKEGLTQAELGELMGITAVTVGQWETGKRIPKDETIERLSEALGIDLADSINAISFSRTSDILTILYDLACHEKIPVELLIKSVIFEMEFVLKELELHWRYLNRGDIDSRQLLDEDYFSEPEVNGYDFSPYWDSRTPENAEHRERLSKKITDALKEYVEATKIMSPYYRITDTYRVEVEE from the coding sequence ATGAAAAATAATAATATTGGAAATATCATAAAACAAGCGCGAAAGAAAGAAGGCCTTACTCAAGCAGAATTAGGCGAGTTAATGGGCATCACCGCTGTTACAGTGGGACAGTGGGAAACTGGCAAGCGGATTCCCAAGGACGAAACAATTGAACGGTTATCAGAAGCATTAGGAATTGATTTAGCCGATAGCATAAACGCTATTTCTTTTAGCCGAACGTCAGATATACTTACCATATTATATGATTTAGCTTGTCACGAAAAGATACCGGTCGAATTATTGATAAAATCGGTTATATTTGAAATGGAATTTGTGCTAAAAGAATTGGAATTGCATTGGCGTTACTTAAATAGGGGAGATATTGATTCCAGACAATTGCTGGACGAAGATTATTTTAGTGAACCTGAAGTGAACGGTTATGACTTTAGCCCATATTGGGACAGCAGGACGCCAGAAAATGCGGAACACAGAGAACGGTTAAGCAAAAAAATAACAGACGCACTAAAGGAATACGTAGAGGCCACGAAAATAATGAGTCCTTATTATCGGATTACCGATACGTACAGAGTGGAGGTAGAAGAATAA
- a CDS encoding phosphoadenosine phosphosulfate reductase family protein — translation MTNEDLKTMQAWPLERKIRVSQLRIMEWYQHWGGKVYVSFSGGKDSTVLLDLARRVYPNIEAVFADTGLEYPEVRKFALSHSNVTKIKPEKRFDEVLTEKGYPIGSKKVARMIRTCQNPTDKNEASVRLYQTGIKKDGTKSKNFKLAKKWLKFIDSEYRTSEECCDIMKKYPLKNFGKATGKKPIIGTMAEDSAFRKINWLKTGCNVFDTDDPQCKPLSFWGEQDILRYLKLTGTPYCSVYGNIVKVDGKLATTGEKHTGCIFCLFGVEREKEPNRFQKLKKIDRPKYNYCIGGGEFDQYGKLIPNKKGLGEGKILDFMGVPY, via the coding sequence TTGACTAACGAAGATTTAAAAACCATGCAGGCGTGGCCGCTGGAAAGGAAAATAAGAGTAAGCCAGCTGCGAATTATGGAATGGTACCAGCACTGGGGTGGAAAAGTCTATGTAAGTTTTAGTGGCGGGAAAGACAGCACGGTATTACTCGATCTGGCCCGGCGTGTATATCCAAACATTGAGGCGGTGTTTGCAGATACAGGTCTGGAATATCCAGAAGTCCGAAAATTTGCTTTAAGCCACAGCAATGTTACAAAGATTAAACCAGAAAAGCGATTTGATGAAGTGTTGACAGAGAAAGGTTATCCAATTGGAAGTAAAAAAGTCGCGCGCATGATCCGTACCTGCCAAAATCCGACAGATAAAAACGAAGCGAGTGTACGACTCTACCAAACAGGGATTAAGAAGGATGGCACAAAAAGTAAAAATTTTAAACTTGCTAAGAAATGGTTGAAGTTTATCGACAGCGAGTATCGAACGTCAGAGGAATGCTGCGATATTATGAAAAAATACCCGTTGAAAAATTTTGGCAAGGCAACTGGTAAAAAGCCAATTATTGGGACAATGGCAGAGGATAGCGCATTTCGGAAAATAAACTGGCTTAAAACGGGATGTAATGTTTTTGACACGGATGATCCGCAATGTAAACCCCTAAGTTTTTGGGGCGAGCAAGACATCTTAAGGTACTTGAAACTAACGGGCACACCCTACTGCTCCGTTTATGGGAATATCGTTAAGGTAGACGGAAAACTGGCAACAACAGGAGAAAAGCATACAGGCTGCATCTTTTGTTTATTTGGAGTAGAGCGAGAAAAAGAACCGAATCGTTTCCAGAAGCTTAAGAAAATAGACCGTCCAAAATACAACTACTGTATTGGCGGAGGGGAATTTGATCAGTACGGAAAATTAATCCCGAATAAAAAAGGACTCGGAGAGGGAAAAATTTTAGATTTTATGGGTGTTCCATATTAG
- a CDS encoding DUF5406 family protein has translation MEEFNSCRGKLRIFDVKFTFQSGEYKGSIVTQIKGNLSPYDALKHLDPDSDELKLVQNDCGYTEAEDDEENWWFEVVLKNTEGETCHIEDECCYLEDYIVAAEIMKAEKMT, from the coding sequence ATGGAAGAATTTAATAGCTGCCGTGGTAAACTCAGGATTTTTGATGTAAAGTTCACATTTCAAAGTGGAGAGTATAAAGGATCAATTGTAACGCAAATAAAAGGGAATTTAAGCCCTTATGATGCACTTAAGCACTTAGATCCTGATTCTGATGAGCTAAAGCTTGTGCAAAATGATTGTGGCTATACCGAAGCAGAGGACGATGAAGAAAACTGGTGGTTTGAGGTGGTGCTAAAAAACACGGAAGGCGAAACGTGCCATATTGAGGACGAATGTTGTTATTTAGAAGATTATATTGTCGCAGCAGAGATTATGAAGGCGGAAAAAATGACCTAA